TTGGAACAACAAGTGCTGGAATTGCAGCTGCATTGGGATTTAAGGATGGAGAAAATATCCCACTTCAAAAAATGATCGACGTCATTTCATCTATAGTCGATTCTGTCAATATCCCTGTCAGTGCAGATATTGAATCAGGGTATGGCGGAAACGTTAAGGAGGTCGTGGAAACAGCGAGAAAAATAATAGAGTCTGGAGCCGTCGGTATAAATATCGAAGACGGTACAGGAAACCCTGATCGTCCACTATGCGATCTTTCCTTACAAATGGAAAAGATAGCAGCTATTAAAAGGCTTTCAGATTCCAAAGAGGATGGCACATTGTTTATTAATGCACGTACGGATACGTACTGGCTCAACATTGGAGATCCTTCAACACGATTAGCAGAGACTATTAAACGTGCCAAGTGGTTTGAGGAATCAGGAGCAGATTGTATATTTATTCCTGGTTTATTTGATCGAGAAATCATTCAAAACCTCAGGAAAGAAATTTCATGTCCCATTAATTTATTGGCTGGATCCGAAATACCCTCTTTACCCGAGTTATCCAATATTGGGATTGAAAGACTCAGTTGTGGGTCAGGACCATTTAGGGCAACCGTAACCTTGTTAAAAACGATTAGTGACGAGATCATGAACCAGCAAACCTTTCATCGTATGACGGATGGTGTTCTGTCTTATGAAAAAGTCTCCAAAATAATACAATAAATATAATTTTCTGACATAAACTTCCAAAAAATACCATAGGAAAAGCCACCTAAATTAAGTGGCTTTTCCTATATTGCCAATAGTACACTTACTAAACATTCGGTATACTATTCCGCAAGTCTACTGGTCATTGTCATTAAAGCTCCCATCCTCTTTCTGTAGATCATGTAGGTAATCGTCTAAACGATCGAATCTATCCTCCCAGATGTAGCGAAAGGAGTTAAGCCAAGTGTCAAGTTCTTGGAAAGGTTCACCTTTCAGTTTGTAGATTCTACGGTTGGAAATTGCATCTACCTCTACAAGTCCTGCATTCATTAACACACGCAGATGCTTGGATGTTTGTGGTTGATTGAGTTCAAGATTCTCGGCAATTTCCCC
This Halobacillus salinarum DNA region includes the following protein-coding sequences:
- a CDS encoding ArsR/SmtB family transcription factor; this encodes MNKTFKTLSEPNRLHIVELLKKGPLSVGEIAENLELNQPQTSKHLRVLMNAGLVEVDAISNRRIYKLKGEPFQELDTWLNSFRYIWEDRFDRLDDYLHDLQKEDGSFNDNDQ
- a CDS encoding isocitrate lyase/PEP mutase family protein; translation: MRNKDRALKVENFHQLHRQSSTFVLPNAWDAVSAKMFEESGFTAIGTTSAGIAAALGFKDGENIPLQKMIDVISSIVDSVNIPVSADIESGYGGNVKEVVETARKIIESGAVGINIEDGTGNPDRPLCDLSLQMEKIAAIKRLSDSKEDGTLFINARTDTYWLNIGDPSTRLAETIKRAKWFEESGADCIFIPGLFDREIIQNLRKEISCPINLLAGSEIPSLPELSNIGIERLSCGSGPFRATVTLLKTISDEIMNQQTFHRMTDGVLSYEKVSKIIQ